DNA from Chitinivibrionales bacterium:
CCTGATGCGCTTTTCCAGAATGTACAGGGGATGTATTTTTCCGAATACTCCGAATAGGCAAAAATTTCATTTACAATAAACTGTTCGAATGCCTTTCCAAACAATTCGCTTCCTTGCGTAACCTGGCCCCTTAAAGAGAGCTGCGCAGTAACTCCAACGTCAAAGAAATAATATTTCGGGGCAAAAATCTGTCGCCGTTTCGCCCTTTTCCGGAATGCAGGAAGAAACCTTCCAATAAGCGTATCTTGCGCAATGACATAATACTCTTTGACCGTCTGCGCGCTGACTGCACATTCGGATGCAATGTTATTGTAATTGATCAATTCTCCATTGCTCTGTGCTGCAACCTCAAGAAATCGGGAAAACGCCGGAAGATTTCTGGTAAGCGATTCTGCGGCAATTTCCTCTTTGAGATAGTCGCCTATATACGACCGAAGCAATCTGCGTGCATATCTGCTTTGGTAATGCCTCGGAAGGAGACCGCGATTTAACGCATATTCCAGATTAAAATCGGGAATTTCTCTGGAAACGAGCGGAAAAAGCTCATATCGAACAGCTCTTCCTCCTAAAAGATTTGCATGACCGCGTTTGACCTTCCTCGCACTCGATCCACATAGAATAAACCGTAATCCCCTGTTTTCTATCAGCCAGTGTATCTCATCAAGCAATGCAGGAATTTTCTGAATTTCATCAATTATTATAGGAAATTCCTGCTTTGATCCGTCCAGACCCTCCGCTTCACACTCTTCCCGAATTATCGATGGACTTTTAACTAAACGGGAAAATGTATCGGCTAACAGAAGATTGTAATATTTCGACTGAGGATACCTGGATTTTAATAAAGTGCTTTTTCCTGTCTGACGGGGCCCCCATAAAAACGCCGTCTCCATTTCGCACATATCTAAATTTATTATCCTTTTATACATGATAATATTAAATATATATCTTTTATATCATCATTTCAATATTTATAAGTAATTGATTTTTATAATACTTTAATATATTAAAGGAAAAGATTTGAACATCTGTGACTATCTGTGTAATCTGTGGTTCCCCCTCTTTTTTCCATGCTTTTCCGTGTG
Protein-coding regions in this window:
- a CDS encoding AAA family ATPase; this encodes MYKRIINLDMCEMETAFLWGPRQTGKSTLLKSRYPQSKYYNLLLADTFSRLVKSPSIIREECEAEGLDGSKQEFPIIIDEIQKIPALLDEIHWLIENRGLRFILCGSSARKVKRGHANLLGGRAVRYELFPLVSREIPDFNLEYALNRGLLPRHYQSRYARRLLRSYIGDYLKEEIAAESLTRNLPAFSRFLEVAAQSNGELINYNNIASECAVSAQTVKEYYVIAQDTLIGRFLPAFRKRAKRRQIFAPKYYFFDVGVTAQLSLRGQVTQGSELFGKAFEQFIVNEIFAYSEYSEKYIPCTFWKSASG